In Octopus bimaculoides isolate UCB-OBI-ISO-001 chromosome 27, ASM119413v2, whole genome shotgun sequence, one DNA window encodes the following:
- the LOC106881898 gene encoding frizzled-1, producing MFYQIGKNFVIGIAYVCSFLLSLHYNGGILSAAQSFSSRRANNPQAFPTHDRCEPITIPLCKGIQYNMTILPNILNHQKQDDAGLEVHQFFPLVKVECSPYLRFFLCSMYAPVCTMLDHAIPPCQQMCQQAREGCEKLMNRFGFEWPESLRCEKFPRSGLCVGENITDPTPSPATKMKTFRPTDHLKVGNYLDRDCGAPCNDMFFTPDKRDFARMWIGICSAICMASTLFTVLTFLIDMTRFRYPERPIIFLSGCYFMVALAYVVGFALRDSVACNKPFDPPSLNLAPEKMVSIITQGTKKEGCTILFMMLYFFSMASSIWWVILTLTWFLAAGMKWGHEAIEANSQYFHLAAWAVPAIKTIAILAMGQVDGDVLSGVCFTGIFDVDALRGFVLAPLVVYLIIGTTFLLAGFVSLFRIRTIMKSDGTKTDKLEKLMVRIGIFSVLYTVPATIVIACLFYEQSFRDQWMVSWHSRVCVTYFFPCPHTGDPSRPWPDFTVFMIKYLMTIIVGITSGVWIWTGKTLNSWKRFYCRFFVPRNESAVV from the exons ATGTTTTACCAAATAGGAAAGAATTTTGTGATTGGTATTGCGTATGTCTGTAGTTTCTTGCTATCTCTTCACTACAATGGCGGAATACTGTCTGCTGCTCAGTCGTTTAGTAGCCGTCGAGCAAATAACCCTCAAGCGTTTCCTACTCACGACAGGTGTGAACCAATAACGATACCTTTATGTAAAGGTATCCAATACAACATGACCATCTTACCTAACATCCTGAACCACCAGAAACAGGACGATGCCGGCCTGGAAGTTCACCAATTTTTTCCGCTAGTCAAAGTAGAATGCAGTCCTTATCTGCGATTTTTCCTCTGCTCCATGTACGCGCCAGTATGTACTATGTTAGACCACGCCATCCCACCTTGTCAACAGATGTGTCAACAGGCCCGGGAAGGCTGCGAAAAACTTATGAATAGATTCGGCTTTGAATGGCCCGAATCTCTAAGATGTGAAAAATTTCCGAGATCGGGTTTATGTGTGGGTGAGAACATTACAGATCCTACTCCGTCTCCAGCTACCAAAATGAAAACCTTCCGTCCAACAGATCAC CTGAAAGTAGGAAACTATTTAGACCGCGACTGTGGAGCTCCTTGCAATGATATGTTCTTCACCCCTGACAAACGAGATTTCGCCCGAATGTGGATTGGTATATGTTCGGCAATTTGTATGGCATCAACTTTATTTACAGTGCTCACTTTTCTCATAGACATGACCCGATTCCGTTACCCAGAACGTCCCATCATATTCTTATCTGGATGTTACTTCATGGTGGCGCTGGCGTACGTCGTCGGTTTTGCCCTGCGAGACAGCGTGGCTTGCAACAAGCCATTCGATCCACCCAGCCTTAATCTGGCGCCGGAGAAAATGGTTTCTATCATCACACAAGGCACCAAGAAAGAAGGCTGCACCATTCTCTTCATGATGCTCTATTTTTTCAGCATGGCCAGTTCGATTTGGTGGGTTATTCTCACACTCACCTGGTTTCTAGCTGCAGGTATGAAATGGGGCCACGAGGCGATAGAGGCCAATTCTCAGTACTTCCATCTCGCAGCATGGGCTGTACCGGCAATAAAGACGATAGCCATCCTCGCCATGGGTCAAGTAGATGGAGACGTTCTTAGTGGAGTGTGTTTTACAGGGATATTCGACGTCGATGCATTACGAGGTTTCGTGTTAGCACCCCTCGTTGTATATTTGATTATCGGAACAACATTCTTATTGGCTGGCTTTGTTTCTCTGTTTCGAATACGAACTATTATGAAAAGTGACGGCACTAAAACGGACAAACTCGAAAAATTGATGGTTCGAATCGGCATATTTTCCGTTCTCTATACTGTACCGGCCACAATTGTTATCGCCTGTCTTTTTTACGAACAATCTTTCCGAGACCAATGGATGGTCTCATGGCACTCACGCGTGTGCGTTACCTATTTTTTCCCGTGCCCTCACACAGGCGATCCGTCGCGTCCTTGGCCGGATTTCACAGTGTTCATGATcaaatatttaatgacaattattgtGGGTATCACATCTGGAGTATGGATATGGACTGGCAAAACTCTAAACTCATGGAAAAGATTTTATTGCCGATTCTTCGTTCCACGCAATGAATCTGCTGTTGTTTGA